The sequence below is a genomic window from Cedecea neteri.
CCCAGCGTGGTGACGATTCCGGTGATAACTTTGATATTTTTCATAGCGCCCAACGTTCCTGAGGTAATGGCCGATATGAGATATATCGGTTCGGCGCAGATTTCCCTTACCGCCCCTGGCGGGACTTTTTGTTAATTCATTGATATTTGAAAGTAAAAAAATTAATAAAATTAATAAAAAAACCCGCCGAAGCGGGTTTTGGGATTTCTTCACAACACAACGCAATTACTGCAGCAGGGAGATGTCCGCCACCTGCAGGAACAGCTCACGCAGCTTGGTCAGCAGCGTCAGGCGGTTAATACGCAGATCTTTGTCTTCCGCGTTTACCATCACCTTGTCGAAGAACTCATCCACCGGCTCGCGCAGGTTGGCCAGCTCTTCCAGGGCTTCCTGGTAACGGCCTTCGGCGAAGTACGGCTGCAGTTTATCGCGCAGCACGACGACGTTAGTCGCCAGGCGAATTTCTTCGGCTTCTTTCAGCACGGTGGCCTGCACGGAGTCGTTCAGCACTTCGTCAGACTTGGCAAGAATGTTGGAAACACGCTTGTTAGCCGCAGCCAGGGACGCCGCCGCTTCCAGAGTACGGAAGTGGGAAACCGCCTTCATGCGGGCATCGAAATCAGCCGGTTTGGTTGGACGACGCGCCAGTACCGCCTGGATGGTGTCAACCGCATGGCCTTCTTCCTGATACCAGGTGCGGAAGCGACCCAGCATAAAGTCGATAACCTCATCCACCACGTTGGTGTTGGTCAGCTTGCTGCCGTAGAGGCGAACCGCTTCTTCGGTCAGGGTCTGCAGATCCAGCGGCAGGTTTTTCTCAACGATAATACGCAGCACGCCCAGCGCGGCACGGCGCAGTGCGAACGGGTCTTTATCGCCTTTCGGATGCTGGCCAATGCCGAAGATGCCCGCAAGGGTGTCCATCTTGTCGGCAATCGCCACCGCACAGGCCACCAGGTTAGACGGCAGAGCATCACCCGCAAAGCGTGGCTGGTACTGCTCGTTCAGCGCAACCGCAACATCTTCCGCTTCGCCGTCGTGGCGCGCGTAGTGCATGCCCATCACGCCCTGGGTGTCGGTAAACTCGAACACCATGTTGGTCATCAGGTCACACTTGGACAGCAGGCCAGCGCGGGTCGCGTGGTTCACGTCGGCGCCAATCTGGCCCGCAATCCAGCCGGAAAGGGCTTCGATACGGTTGGTTTTGTCGCGCAGGGTACCCAGTTCTTTCTGGAACAATACGGTTTCCAGACGCGGCAGGTTATCTTCCAGACGTTTTTTGCGGTCGGTGTTGAAGAAGAACTCGGCATCTGCGAGGCGCGGGCGAACCACCTTCTCGTTACCGGAGATGATCTGCACCGGGTCTTTGGACTCGATGTTCGCTACGAAGATGAAGTTCGGCAGCAGTTTGCCGTCAGCCGCGTAGACCGGGAAGTACTTCTGGTCACCCTTCATGGTGTAAACCAGCGCTTCGGCAGGCACGGCCAGGAATTTCTCTTCGAACTTCGCGGTCAGCACCACCGGCCATTCCACCAGCGAGGTAACTTCTTCCAGCAGGCTTTCGCTCAGGTCAGCCTGACCGCCGATTTTACGGGCAGCTTCTTCGGCATCACGTTTGATGACGGCTTTACGCGCTTCGTAATCAGCAATGACCTTCCCGCGCTCCAGCAGGATCTGCGGGTACTGGTCGGCATTGTCGATGGTGAATTCCGGCTCGCCCATAAAGCGGTGGCCGCGAATGACGCGGGCCGACTGAATGCCCAGAATAGTGGCAGGGATCAGTTCGTCACCCAGCAGCAGCGTCACGGTATGAATCGGGCGCACGAACTGGATATCGGACGCGCCCCAGCGCATCAGCTTAGGAATCGGCAGCTTCGCCAGAGAAGTGGCAATCATGTTCGGCAGCAGAGCCTGCACGCTTTCGCCCTTCACGTGGGCGCGGTACATCAGCCACTCGCCTTTGTCGGTAGCCAGACGCTCGGCCTGGTCAACGGTGATCCCGCAGCCACGAGCCCAGCCTTCGGCGGCTTTGCTTGGTTTGCCTTCAGCATCGAACGCCGCAGACACCGCAGGGCCGCGTTTTTCAACTTCGCGATCCGGCTGTGAAGCCGCCAGATTTGCGATTTTCAGCGCCAGGCGACGCGGGGCAGCAAACCATTTTACTTCGCCGTGGGCGATATTGGCCGCATCCAGCTCGGCGGTAACATTGGCAGCGAAGGATTCAGCCAGGCTGCGCAGGGCTTTTGGTGGCAGCTCTTCAGTGCCGATCTCCACCAGAAAAGTTTTTTCAGACATGGCGGCCTCTTAGTTTTTCTTATTGCACATCGGGAAGCCAAGCGCTTCACGAGAAGCGTAGTAGGCTTCGGCCACGGCTTTGGTCAGGGTGCGAATGCGCAGAATGTAGCGCTGGCGCTCGGTCACGGAAATGGCCTTGCGCGCATCCAGCAGGTTAAAGCTGTGAGCGGCTTTCAGAATACGTTCGTAGGCCGGGAGCGGCAGCGGAGTTTCCAGCGCCAGCAGCTGCTGCGCTTCTTTCTCGTACTGCTCGAAGCAGGTGAACAGGAAGTCCACGTCGGCGTATTCGAAGTTATAGGTGGACTGCTCCACTTCGTTCTGGTGAAACACGTCGCCGTAGGTGGTTTTCCCCAGCGGGCCGTCGCTCCACACGAGGTCGTAAACGCTGTCTACGCCCTGAATGTACATGGCCAGGCGCTCTAAACCGTAGGTGATTTCGCCGGTTACCGGCTTACACTCCAGGCCGCCAACCTGCTGGAAGTAGGTGAACTGCGTTACTTCCATGCCGTTGAGCCAGACTTCCCAGCCCAGGCCCCACGCGCCAAGCGTTGGGTTTTCCCAGTTATCTTCCACGAAACGAATGTCATGGATCTCCGGATCCATACCCAGCTCTTTCAGCGACCCGAGGTACAGCTCCTGAATGTTGTCCGGAGAAGGCTTAATCACTACCTGGAACTGGTAGTAGTGCTGTAAACGGTTCGGGTTTTCGCCGTAGCGGCCATCGGTAGGACGGCGGGACGGCTGCACATAAGCGGTGGCCATTGGCTCCGGCCCTAAGGCACGCAGGCAGGTCATCGGGTGAGAGGTGCCTGCGCCCACTTCCATGTCCAAAGGTTGAACAATGGTGCAGCCCTGGCGAGCCCAGTAGTCCTGTAAAGTCAGGATCAGGCCTTGAAAGGTCTTGGTATCAAACTTTTGCATGTTGAATTCGCACGCGTTCGGTGGATTTAAGAGAAGCGGCCAGTATATACGCAAACGCGGTCGAGTTGTATCAACACGGCAACGGAACGGCCGTGAGGGAGAAAGGCGTCAGGTTGTTGCGCGTTGGTTGAAGTTTTCGCGGCTGGAAAGGTGTGAAAATTGACCAGTTTCGTCAAATGAACAGGTAAACCCCTCTTTGCGGGCGGTACTACCCATCATTTCGTAGCTGGCCTGATACTGCTTGAAGTCTGACAGATCAATGCGCTGCGGCTGGGTGTTGTAGCGATAAGCGGCCTGATTTTTACAGGCAAGCTCCATCGCTTCGGTGTGAACCACCGGGCGCAACTTCTGCGCGGCCTGGCCTTCCTGCGGCGTCGAACTGCAGGCGCTGAGCATTAACGCCAGAAAAGCGCTTAAGAGGAGCCTATTTTTTCTTTCTGCCATCATCATTCGCTACCAGTACGTTAAACTCGGTTTCTTATATCAACTCCTCGTGCAGCAGGCATTTTGCGAAGCCGCCACGGGGATAGCAAGATGCGCCGGGCAAACTCAGATATTTCCGGACACGGGTAAGCAAGCGGGTTCAGAGGGACGAATGCAGCAAAAAATAAACTGGATAGACAACCTTCGGGGCATCGCCTGCCTGATGGTGGTCATGATCCACACCACAACCTGGTACATCACGAATCCACATACCGTCACCGCGTTTAGCTGGGACTTTTCAAACGTTCTGAACTCGGCTTCTCGCGTCAGCGTCCCGCTGTTTTTCATGATTTCCGGCTACCTGTTTTTTGGTGAGCGCAGCGCGCAGCAGCGCCATTTTCTGCGGATAGCCAGCTGCCTGCTGTTTTATAGCGCCATTGCGCTGCTGTATATCTGGCTGTTTACCCCTATCAGCACCGGCCTTGCCCTACGTTACATTCTGGTCAAGCCAGTGTTCTATCACCTGTGGTTCTTCTTCGCGATCATGGTGATTTACCTGCTTTCACCGCTGATACAGGTGAAGAAAGTCAGTGCCGTGACAATTCTGGGGCTGATGGTGCTGCTCGGCGTGGTGGCCAACCCCAACACGGTACCGCAGACGGTGGGCAACATGCGCTGGCTGCCCGTTAACCTCTACATCAACGGCGACACCTTCTATTACGTGCTTTACGGGCTGCTTGGCCGGGCGATTGGGATGCTAGATACCCAAAGAAAAGGGGTCAGCGGCATGGCGGGCGGTCTGTTTGTGATTTGCGTCATCTCTATTGCGCTGGGCACGCATCGGCAGTTGGAAATTAACAAAAACTTCGCCGAAACCTTCTACGTCTACTGCGGCCCGCTGGTGTTTATCGCCGCCATCAGCCTGCTGGTCATCGCCAAAAACTGCCTGAACCAGCGCCCGCTGCCCGGCCTGACGTTTATCTCGCGCTACTCGCTGGGCATTTACGGGTTTCATGCGCTGATTATCCATTACCTGCGTACCCATAATATCGAGCTGCCCCACTGGCCGGTGCTGGATATTCTGTGGATCTTCGGCGCGGCGCTGGCGGGAAGCCTGCTGCTGGCCGTTGGGGTGGGAAAACTCGACCGCAAAAAACTGGTGAGTTAAGCGCCACGAACTCTGTTCCGCGCCCGATGAAGCTGGCGCGGAGAGGAGAACCCGGCGGCGCTGGCCGCCTGTTCCATGCGCTGCCCCTGCTGCAGCCGCTGTTCCGCCACCGCCAGCCGGAGCTGTTCCAGATAGTCGCGAACGGAAATACCCAGGTGATGCTGAAAAAGGCGGGATAAATGTCGGGGGCTGACGTGAACCCGGTCAGCAATTTCCGGGATCGGCCAGGCTGCCTCAGGCGCAGCCGAAAGCAGATCCTGAGCGCGATGAACCGCCGGGTGAATATGATTCCGGTAGCGAAGCCAGGGCGAAAGCTGCGGGTCGTCGCCCGAGCGGCGGAACCAGACCACCATCTCTCTGGCAACATCGAGCGCCATCCGTGGGCCGCAGTAGCGGTTAATCAAATGCAAAGCGAGATCGATCCCCGACGTAATCCCTGCGCTGGTCCATATCCCGCGATCTTCCACAAAAATGCGGTTGTCTTTCACCTGCGCGCCTGGCGCAGCGGCTTTCAGTCTTTCAAGCACGTCATGGTGCGTTGTGCACTGAATGCCGTGCATCAAACCCGCACGGGCTGCCAGCAGCGCCCCGGAACAAACGCACATCAGATTAAGCTGCTGGCTGTGGATTTGCGGCTGCATCCGGGTTAACCAGCGCCGGACTTCTTCCGCCTGCGGCGTGGCAAAAAAGCGGTTTGAATCGCATACGCCGGGCAGCACCAGCAGACTCCCGGCGGGAAGGTTTTCAGGTAACGGCTGAATGCCGCTGAACGTCAGGCCAATAGAGGTTTCGACCTCAGGGTCCGGGCCAATGTAGTGCAGATCAAACGCGTTCTTTGCCAGCACCAGCGTTTCCGCCGGGCCGCTCAGATCGAGGGACAACACTCCCGGCAGCACCACAAACCAGACCCCTATACTCATTCCAGCGACTCCAGGCACTCGGCTACGGTTTGAATTTCGGCGAACCGCCCTGCCAGCACGGTTTCTGTGCGGTGCCGCAGGGTGGCGGCGTCCAGCGTAACCCCTTTCCAGGTCATCGGGAAGGTCAGCATGGCCTCGCTAACAAAAGAAACCCGGTAGCCCAGATCGGAAGCCACCCGCGTAGTGGTTTCGCAGCATTGCTCGGTGCGGATCCCACAGATGATCAGGTGGTTGATGTCTCGGGTACGGAGCCAATGATCCAGCCCGGTATCGGTAAACGCGTTGTGGACGTGTTTCTGAAAACTGACTGCAGGCTGGTGGCGTAAAAATGGCATCGGCGTAACAAACCCGGAGGCCAGCGAAAAGACATCGTCTTCATCCACATGGAAGATATCCACCACCGGCACGTCTTTCTGCTGGCAGCCCGCAATGAGCGCCAGCATCGCCTGCTGGAACGCCGGGACATCATCCTCCCGCCAGTAATCCCGGTGAAAGAAAGACTGCTGGGTATCAATATTGATCAGCGCTGCACGTGACATTTTCGGACTCCTTGTTGATGGGCTTAAAACCATTCTGACAAGGGATGTCACATATGCTAATACCAAAAACGGACAGGATAGTGTTGGTTTGAGACGATGAATGGCTCGCTGTACGTCCGGCATCTTCTTCAGCCACAGTTTATTCCCTCTCCCTGGAAGGGAGAGGGAATAAATCATGCCAACCTTAGCTTGTGATCCCCCTCGCCCCATTGAGGGGAGGAGCGAGGTGAGGGGAAAGTGATCGCGACACTCAGGACATCAGCGGCAGCAGCTGCTGATAAATCTGGTTAAATACCTGGCGGCGCCCGGCATAGCGCTGGTGGCGAGCCAAATCAGGCTGATGCCTTTGCTCCAGCGGCGGCTGGGGCAGCAGAGCTTGCAAAGACTGGCCAGGTGAGAGCGCAAGTTGCGCCAGACGTGCCGCCCCAAGCGCGGGCCCAACGTCGCCACCGGTGCGGTAATCCAGCACCTGTCCGCTGATATCCGCCAGCATTTGCCGCCAGTACGGGCTGCGCGCACCGCCGCCAATCAGCGTAATACTGGCTGGCGTAATGCCGCATTCGTGCACAACGTCCATCCCGTCCGCCAGCGCGTAGCCCACGCCTTCCAGCACCGCACGGGCAAGCTCGGCGGGGCCGTGCTGATGGGTTAGACCAAAAAAGGTGCCTTTAGCCTGCGGGTTATTATGCGGAGTACGCTCCCCGGAAAGATAAGGCAGGAACCAAACCACACCGGCGTCCTGATTTGCCTGTTCCGCCGCCGCCAGTAGAGCCGGTACGCTGCCGAGACCAGTGAGTTTAGCCGCCCAGTCAAGGCAGGAGGCCGCACTGAGCATCACCGACATCAAATGCCAGCGGTTGGGTAACGCATGGCAAAAACTGTGTACTGCACTTTCTGGCCTGCTGCGGAAGCCGTCGCTGACGGCAAAGTAAACCCCGGATGTCCCGAGCGAAAGCATTGCCTGTCCGGCATCAACCATGCCGACGCCGATAGCTCCAGCGGCATTGTCTCCCCCGCCCGCCACAACGGGCACAGCAGGCATTTTCCAGGCCTCTGCGACTTCTCGCGTTAGTACACCGGTTATTTCACTGCCCTCAAACAATTCAGGCATGTGCCGCCGGGATAGACGGCAGGCGTCGAGCATCGTGTCGCTCCAGTCGCGCTTCGCCACATCCAGCCACATCGTGCCTGCCGAATCGGACATGTCGCTGGCGAATTCTCCGGTCATTCTCAGACGCAGATAATCCTTCGGCAGCAGCACTGTATTGATTTGCGCAAAGATCTCCGGCTCATGACGCTCGACCCACAAAAGCTTAGGCGCGGTAAAGCCGGGCATCATCAGGTTGCCGGTTATCGCTCTTGCCTCTTCCACGTTGCTCTCCAGCAGCGCACATTCCTCGCCGCTGCGGCCATCGTTCCAAAGGATAGCCGGGCGGAGTACGCGCTGTTTGCTGTCCAGCAACGTTGCCCCATGCATCTGACCTGCAAGCCCAATCGCCTTTACACCGCTGAGCGAATGCTTCACGCCCAGCGCCCGCATCGCACGGTCCGTTGCCTGCCACCAGTGTTCGGGATCTTGCTCGGACCACAAGGAATGAGGCCTGGATACGGTCAGCGGCTCGCTGCATGTAGCCATCACCTCGCCCGCTTCATTGAGCAGGATCGCCTTCACGCCTGAGGTGCCAAGATCGATGCCGATATACATGGTAGCTCCTTAATATCGCGCCGCTTTTCA
It includes:
- the glyS gene encoding glycine--tRNA ligase subunit beta is translated as MSEKTFLVEIGTEELPPKALRSLAESFAANVTAELDAANIAHGEVKWFAAPRRLALKIANLAASQPDREVEKRGPAVSAAFDAEGKPSKAAEGWARGCGITVDQAERLATDKGEWLMYRAHVKGESVQALLPNMIATSLAKLPIPKLMRWGASDIQFVRPIHTVTLLLGDELIPATILGIQSARVIRGHRFMGEPEFTIDNADQYPQILLERGKVIADYEARKAVIKRDAEEAARKIGGQADLSESLLEEVTSLVEWPVVLTAKFEEKFLAVPAEALVYTMKGDQKYFPVYAADGKLLPNFIFVANIESKDPVQIISGNEKVVRPRLADAEFFFNTDRKKRLEDNLPRLETVLFQKELGTLRDKTNRIEALSGWIAGQIGADVNHATRAGLLSKCDLMTNMVFEFTDTQGVMGMHYARHDGEAEDVAVALNEQYQPRFAGDALPSNLVACAVAIADKMDTLAGIFGIGQHPKGDKDPFALRRAALGVLRIIVEKNLPLDLQTLTEEAVRLYGSKLTNTNVVDEVIDFMLGRFRTWYQEEGHAVDTIQAVLARRPTKPADFDARMKAVSHFRTLEAAASLAAANKRVSNILAKSDEVLNDSVQATVLKEAEEIRLATNVVVLRDKLQPYFAEGRYQEALEELANLREPVDEFFDKVMVNAEDKDLRINRLTLLTKLRELFLQVADISLLQ
- the glyQ gene encoding glycine--tRNA ligase subunit alpha, with the protein product MQKFDTKTFQGLILTLQDYWARQGCTIVQPLDMEVGAGTSHPMTCLRALGPEPMATAYVQPSRRPTDGRYGENPNRLQHYYQFQVVIKPSPDNIQELYLGSLKELGMDPEIHDIRFVEDNWENPTLGAWGLGWEVWLNGMEVTQFTYFQQVGGLECKPVTGEITYGLERLAMYIQGVDSVYDLVWSDGPLGKTTYGDVFHQNEVEQSTYNFEYADVDFLFTCFEQYEKEAQQLLALETPLPLPAYERILKAAHSFNLLDARKAISVTERQRYILRIRTLTKAVAEAYYASREALGFPMCNKKN
- a CDS encoding YsaB family lipoprotein translates to MMAERKNRLLLSAFLALMLSACSSTPQEGQAAQKLRPVVHTEAMELACKNQAAYRYNTQPQRIDLSDFKQYQASYEMMGSTARKEGFTCSFDETGQFSHLSSRENFNQRATT
- a CDS encoding acyltransferase, giving the protein MQQKINWIDNLRGIACLMVVMIHTTTWYITNPHTVTAFSWDFSNVLNSASRVSVPLFFMISGYLFFGERSAQQRHFLRIASCLLFYSAIALLYIWLFTPISTGLALRYILVKPVFYHLWFFFAIMVIYLLSPLIQVKKVSAVTILGLMVLLGVVANPNTVPQTVGNMRWLPVNLYINGDTFYYVLYGLLGRAIGMLDTQRKGVSGMAGGLFVICVISIALGTHRQLEINKNFAETFYVYCGPLVFIAAISLLVIAKNCLNQRPLPGLTFISRYSLGIYGFHALIIHYLRTHNIELPHWPVLDILWIFGAALAGSLLLAVGVGKLDRKKLVS
- a CDS encoding GlxA family transcriptional regulator, which produces MSIGVWFVVLPGVLSLDLSGPAETLVLAKNAFDLHYIGPDPEVETSIGLTFSGIQPLPENLPAGSLLVLPGVCDSNRFFATPQAEEVRRWLTRMQPQIHSQQLNLMCVCSGALLAARAGLMHGIQCTTHHDVLERLKAAAPGAQVKDNRIFVEDRGIWTSAGITSGIDLALHLINRYCGPRMALDVAREMVVWFRRSGDDPQLSPWLRYRNHIHPAVHRAQDLLSAAPEAAWPIPEIADRVHVSPRHLSRLFQHHLGISVRDYLEQLRLAVAEQRLQQGQRMEQAASAAGFSSPRQLHRARNRVRGA
- a CDS encoding isochorismatase family protein; this encodes MSRAALINIDTQQSFFHRDYWREDDVPAFQQAMLALIAGCQQKDVPVVDIFHVDEDDVFSLASGFVTPMPFLRHQPAVSFQKHVHNAFTDTGLDHWLRTRDINHLIICGIRTEQCCETTTRVASDLGYRVSFVSEAMLTFPMTWKGVTLDAATLRHRTETVLAGRFAEIQTVAECLESLE
- the xylB gene encoding xylulokinase, which gives rise to MYIGIDLGTSGVKAILLNEAGEVMATCSEPLTVSRPHSLWSEQDPEHWWQATDRAMRALGVKHSLSGVKAIGLAGQMHGATLLDSKQRVLRPAILWNDGRSGEECALLESNVEEARAITGNLMMPGFTAPKLLWVERHEPEIFAQINTVLLPKDYLRLRMTGEFASDMSDSAGTMWLDVAKRDWSDTMLDACRLSRRHMPELFEGSEITGVLTREVAEAWKMPAVPVVAGGGDNAAGAIGVGMVDAGQAMLSLGTSGVYFAVSDGFRSRPESAVHSFCHALPNRWHLMSVMLSAASCLDWAAKLTGLGSVPALLAAAEQANQDAGVVWFLPYLSGERTPHNNPQAKGTFFGLTHQHGPAELARAVLEGVGYALADGMDVVHECGITPASITLIGGGARSPYWRQMLADISGQVLDYRTGGDVGPALGAARLAQLALSPGQSLQALLPQPPLEQRHQPDLARHQRYAGRRQVFNQIYQQLLPLMS